In the Tenrec ecaudatus isolate mTenEca1 chromosome 16, mTenEca1.hap1, whole genome shotgun sequence genome, one interval contains:
- the TFIP11 gene encoding tuftelin-interacting protein 11 has product MSLSHLYQDGEGHMEEDEDEHENFEVTDWDLQNEFNPNRQRRWQTKEEATYGVWAERDSDEERPSFGGKRARDYSAPVSFISAGLKKGAAEEVELEDSDEEEKPAKQEDFPKDFGPKKLKTGGNFKPSQKGFAGGAKSFMDFGSWERHTKGIGQKLLQKMGYVPGRGLGKNAQGIINPIEAKQRKGKGAVGAYGSERTTQSLQDFPVVDSDEEAEEEFQKELSQWRKDPSGSKKKPKYSYKTVEELKAKGRVSKKLTAPQKELSQVKVIDMTGREQKVYYSYSQISHKHNIPDDGPPLPSQLPPPPGKEAKAPGFSLPELEHNLQLLIELTEQEIIQSDRQLQYERDLVVTLSHELEQTAAALRREERVLANLGRVLELVEECERRLQPGCTDPLTLAECARVFETLQDKYYEEYRMSDRVDLAVAIVYPLMREHFKDWDPLKDCTFGTEILARWKRLLENDQILSHGGQDLSADAFHRLIWEVWMPLVRNIVGQWQPRNCEPMVDFLDSWVHIIPVWVLDNILDQLIFPRLQKEVENWNPLTDTVPIHSWVHPWLPLMQARLEPLYSPIRSKLASALQKWHPSDGSAKLILQPWKEVFTPGSWEAFMVKNIVPKLGMCLGELVINPHQQHMDAFYWVLDWEGMLSVSSLVGLLEKHFFPKWLQVLCSWLSNSPNYEEITKWYLGWKSMFSDQVLAHPSVKDKFNEALDIMNRAVSSNVGAYMQPGARENIAYLTHTERRKDFQYEAMQERREAENMAQRGIGVAASSVPMNFKDLIQTKAEEHNIVFMPVIGKRHEGKQLYTFGRIVIYIDRGVVFVQGEKTWVPTSLQSLIDMAK; this is encoded by the exons ATGTCACTGTCCCACCTGTACCAGGACGGGGAAGGCCacatggaggaagatgaggacgAACACGAGAACTTCGAGGTCACCGACTGGGACCTGCAGAATGAGTTCAACCCCAACCGGCAGCGCCGCTGGCAGACTAAGGAGGAGGCCACCTACGGGGTGTGGGCCGAGCGAGACTCAGATGAGGAGAGGCCCAGCTTTGGAGGCAAACG AGCCCGGGACTACTCAGCGCCTGTCAGCTTCATAAGCGCGGGGCTCAAGAAAGGGGCGGCCGAGGAGGTGGAGCTGGAAGACTCTGATGAGGAGGAGAAGCCCGCTAAGCAGGAAGACTTCCCCAAGGACTTCGGGCCCAAGAAGTTAAAAACG GGCGGCAATTTTAAACCCAGCCAGAAGGGCTTCGCGGGAGGAGCCAAATCGTTCATGGACTTTGGCAGCTGGGAAAGACACACGAAGGGGATCGGTCAGAAGCTGCTGCAGAAGATGGGCTACGTCCCTGGCAGGGGCCTCGGGAAGAACGCACAAG GTATCATCAACCCGATTGAAGCCAAGCAGAGGAAGGGCAAGGGGGCTGTAGGGGCCTACGGCTCGGAGCGCACCACACAGTCGCTGCAGGACTTCCCCGTGGTGGACTCGGACGAGGAAGCCGAGGAG GAGTTCCAGAAGGAGCTGAGTCAGTGGAGGAAAGACCCCAGCGGCAGCAAGAAGAAGCCCAAGTACTCCTACAAGACCGTGGAGGAGTTGAAGGCCAAGGGCAGGGTCAGCAAGAAGCTCACAGCCCCGCAGAAGGAGCTGTCTCAGGTCAAG GTCATAGACATGACCGGCCGGGAGCAGAAGGTCTACTACAGCTACAGCCAGATCAGCCACAAGCACAACATCCCCGACGATGGGCCACCCCTGCCCAGCCAGCTGCCGCCACCGCCTGGCAAGGAGGCCAAGGCCCCGGGCTTTTCCCTGCCGGAGCTGGAGCACAACCTGCAGCTGCTCATTGAGCTGACAGAGCAGGAGATCATCCAGAGCGACCGGCAGCTGCAGTACGAGCGCGACCTGGTGGTCACCCTGTCCCACGAGCTGGAACAAACGGCTGCGGCGCTGCGGCGCGAGGAGCGGGTGCTGGCCAACCTGGGCCGCGTGCTGGAGCTGGTGGAGGAGTGTGAGCGGCGCCTGCAGCCCGGCTGCACAGACCCGCTCACGCTGGCCGAGTGTGCCCGTGTCttcgagaccctgcaggacaagtaCTATGAGGAGTACCGCATGTCCGACCGCGTGGACCTGGCCGTGGCCATCGTCTACCCGCTCATGAGGGAGCACTTCAAGGACTGGGACCCCCTCAAGGACTGCACGTTTGGCACCGAGATCCTTGCACGCTGGAAACGCCTCCTGGAGAACGACCAGATCCTGTCCCACGGCGGCCAGGACCTCTCGGCGGATGCCTTCCACAG GCTCATCTGGGAAGTCTGGATGCCGTTGGTTCGGAACATCGTTGGCCAGTGGCAGCCAAGGAACTGTGAACCGATGGTGGACTTCCTGGACAGCTGGGTGCACATCATCCCCGTGTGGGTCCTGGACAACATCCTGGACCAGCTCATCTTCCCCAGGCTGCAGAAGGAG gtGGAGAACTGGAACCCGCTGACGGACACGGTGCCTATCCACTCGTGGGTGCACCCCTGGCTCCCGCTCATGCAGGCGCGGCTGGAGCCGCTCTACTCGCCGATCCGCAGCAAGCTGGCCAGCGCCCTGCAGAAGTGGCACCCCAGCGATGGCTCGGCCAAGCTCATCCTGCAGCCCTGGAAGGAGGTCTTCACCCCTGGCTCCTGGGAGGCCTTCATGGTCAAGAACATCGTGCCCAAGCTGG GGATGTGTCTCGGGGAGCTGGTCATCAACCCGCACCAGCAGCACATGGATGCCTTTTACTGGGTGCTGGACTGGGAGGGCATGCTCTCCGTCTCCAGCCTCGTTGGCCTGCTTGAGAAGCACTTCttccccaagtggctgcag GTCCTGTGCTCCTGGCTGAGCAACAGCCCGAATTACGAGGAGATCACCAAGTGGTACCTGGGCTGGAAGTCCATGTTCTCGGACCAAGTGCTGGCCCACCCGTCTGTCAAGGACAAGTTTAACGAAGCGCTGGACATCATGAACAGGGCCGTGTCCTCCAATGTCG GCGCCTACATGCAGCCCGGGGCCCGGGAGAACATTGCCTACCTCACCCACACCGAGCGGAGGAAGGACTTCCAGTACGAGGCCATGCAGGAGCGGCGTGAGGCCGAGAACATGGCCCAGCGCGGCATTGGCGTGGCTGCCAGCTCGGTGCCCATGAACTTCAAGGACCTCATCCAGACCAAGGCCGAGGAGCACAATATCGTCTTCATGCCGGTCATCGGCAAGCGGCACGAGGGGAAACAACTCTACACCTTCGGCCGCATCGTCATCTACATTGACCGCGGGGTGGTGTTCGTGCAGGGCGAGAAGacctgggtgcccacctccctgcagAGCCTCATCGACATGGCCAAGTAG
- the SRRD gene encoding SRR1-like protein — MAAAALAPDAWQAALPRKGRSAARRRGRRQAAAGHPEAKGEPDLTSVLCRLREAREDLLLSDFWSSARETVNSCLSRLQQQVKAPEGPLSEALGHLHLHSSADEADVAQLGSPGQSLLRRAPPLQCVCYGLGNFATCAIARSQLTFLLLFLEECQIPRSCCCVYDPLFSQLETAVLDALGVTVLQENEEGKRAVGTEPTVFYMPHCGTALYNNLLWRNWSVGALARMVIVGNSFRGLQERLLTRILQRNYPYIAKVISGLEELALPETSRYMDVFNDTAIHWFPAHRLSQLSADTWAFRDEPDYEDCEGLEIIRHEAKGSCGGQCDQEDGPVGWTGRL, encoded by the exons ATGGCTGCGGCGGCCCTAGCGCCGGACGCCTGGCAGGCGGCTCTTCCGCGGAAAGGGCGCTCGGCTGCGCGGCGGAGGGGCCGGCGACAGGCGGCTGCCGGGCACCCGGAGGCCAAGGGGGAGCCCGACTTGACGAGCGTCCTTTGCCGCCTCCGAGAGGCCAG GGAGGACCTACTTCTCTCTGATTTCTGGAGTTCAGCACGAG AAACCGTCAACAGCTGCCTCTCAAGACTTCAGCAACAAGTGAAGGCCCCTGAGGGGCCTCTCTCAGAAGCCCTCGGACACCTGCATCTCCACTCCTCGGCGGACGAGGCGGACGTGGCCCAGCTCGGGAGCCCGGGGCAGAGCCTGCTCAGAAGAGCCCCCCCCTTGCAGTGTGTGTGTTACGGCCTGGGCAATTTTGCCACGTGCGCCATAGCCAGGAGCCAGCTAACATTTTTGCTGCTTTTCCTGGAGGAGTGCCAG AtccccaggagctgctgctgCGTGTATGACCCTCTGTTCAGCCAACTTGAAACTGCCGTTCTGGATGCCCTGGGTGTGACTGTGCTCCAGGAGAATGAG GAAGGGAAGCGGGCTGTGGGGACCGAGCCCACCGTCTTCTACATGCCCCACTGTGGGACAGCTTTGTATAACAACCTCCTGTGGCGGAACTGGTCTGTGGGCGCCCTGGCCAGGATGGTCATTGTCGGAAACAGCTTCCGGGGACTCCAGGAGAG GTTGTTGACCAGGATCCTGCAGCGGAATTATCCCTACATTGCAAAG GTCATCAGCGGCCTGGAGGAGCTCGCACTGCCCGAGACGTCGCGGTACATGGACGTGTTCAACGACACCGCTATCCACTGGTTCCCAGCGCACAGACTCAGCCAGCTCTCGGCAGACACGTGGGCCTTCCGGGACGAGCCGGACTATGAGGACTGCGAGGGCCTGGAAATCATCAGGCACGAGGCCAAAGGCTCCTGTGGTGGCCAGTGTGACCAAGAAGACGGGCCAGTGGGGTGGACAGGGAGGTTGTGA